The following coding sequences lie in one Prosthecobacter vanneervenii genomic window:
- a CDS encoding MBL fold metallo-hydrolase produces MLFDPAPSSGGAGSSSPPKKRGLLKKAQTEGNRIGLLPTVGWRKRNFDFLNEVLIPTLLSPRRPGQDFGRLPVATSDEIAVTWLGHAGFFAQVGGVNIAIDPNWALWHGPVKRVRNPSVWAKDLPHIDLVLVTHAHYDHLHLPSLRKLAAAQPIIVPEGVGKVVKNCGFGHIVELKTWQSATFKDLRITLTPARHWGARMIHDTHRQFGGYLIKSPQRCLFHCGDSAMFDGFQEIGKRASIDLALMPIGAYDAPSGRQVHMNPEEALDAFQMMGAHSMVPMHHDTFPLGGEPMHEPAERLVKAAFERGLQHRVRLLREGESAIY; encoded by the coding sequence ATGCTCTTCGATCCCGCTCCCTCATCCGGCGGGGCTGGATCCTCCAGTCCGCCCAAAAAACGTGGGCTGCTCAAGAAGGCACAAACAGAGGGTAACCGCATCGGATTGCTACCCACGGTAGGCTGGCGCAAACGCAATTTCGATTTCCTGAACGAGGTTCTCATCCCCACCCTGCTATCTCCGCGCCGCCCGGGACAGGATTTTGGGCGTCTGCCTGTAGCCACCTCTGATGAGATCGCCGTCACGTGGCTGGGCCACGCTGGATTCTTTGCCCAGGTGGGCGGAGTGAACATCGCCATCGACCCCAACTGGGCTCTCTGGCACGGTCCTGTGAAACGCGTGCGGAATCCTAGCGTCTGGGCCAAAGACCTGCCCCATATCGATCTCGTGCTGGTTACCCATGCTCACTACGACCACTTGCACCTGCCCAGCCTGAGAAAACTAGCCGCCGCGCAGCCCATCATCGTGCCGGAAGGCGTGGGCAAAGTGGTCAAAAATTGCGGATTCGGACACATCGTAGAGCTTAAAACGTGGCAAAGCGCCACATTCAAAGACCTGCGCATCACCCTCACGCCTGCCCGCCACTGGGGTGCCCGCATGATCCACGACACACACCGCCAGTTCGGCGGCTACCTCATCAAGTCTCCTCAGCGCTGCCTCTTCCACTGTGGCGACAGCGCCATGTTTGACGGCTTCCAGGAAATCGGAAAGCGCGCCAGCATCGATCTTGCGCTCATGCCCATCGGTGCGTATGACGCCCCCAGCGGCAGACAGGTGCACATGAATCCAGAAGAGGCGCTGGACGCCTTTCAGATGATGGGCGCGCACTCCATGGTGCCCATGCATCACGACACCTTCCCACTGGGGGGCGAACCCATGCATGAGCCCGCCGAACGCCTTGTCAAGGCGGCCTTCGAGCGAGGCCTACAGCATCGTGTACGCCTGCTGCGCGAAGGCGAGTCCGCCATTTACTGA
- a CDS encoding FAD:protein FMN transferase → MTSAAARLLLLLLLVCALPLSALERFDFSAPLMFTTFRISVHAENRAQAEQAADAAFKRIAALNAVYSDYEPNSELILTCNAGPDKPVKVSADLYDLVQRSLELAEITEGAFDITCGNLSHLWRRTKRTHQLPPAERLQQALAATDWRAVQLDERAHTLTLLKPGMLLDVGGIAKGYAADAGLKVLREHGLTHALVMAGGDIAIGDPPPGEDAWDIKLRQFASEKPEEDMTTVRLHNCGVSTSGDLYQFTEIEGKRYSHIISPFTGMGLTQRVACSVIAPDCTTSDALATAMCVLGRERGEKAAAKVKGVTVKFAE, encoded by the coding sequence ATGACCTCCGCTGCAGCACGGCTGCTTTTGCTTCTGCTCCTCGTCTGTGCGCTGCCGTTGAGTGCGCTGGAGCGCTTTGATTTCTCCGCGCCGCTGATGTTCACCACCTTCCGCATCTCGGTGCATGCGGAAAACCGTGCGCAGGCGGAGCAGGCGGCGGATGCGGCCTTCAAGCGCATCGCCGCGCTGAACGCCGTGTACTCCGATTACGAGCCGAACAGCGAGCTGATCCTGACCTGCAATGCAGGCCCGGACAAGCCGGTGAAAGTGAGCGCGGATTTGTATGATCTGGTGCAGCGGTCACTGGAGCTTGCTGAGATCACGGAGGGGGCCTTTGACATCACGTGTGGAAACCTCAGCCACCTGTGGCGGCGCACCAAGCGCACGCACCAGCTGCCGCCTGCGGAGCGGCTGCAGCAGGCGCTGGCGGCCACGGACTGGCGCGCTGTGCAGCTGGATGAAAGGGCGCACACGCTCACGCTGCTGAAGCCGGGCATGCTGCTGGACGTTGGCGGCATCGCCAAAGGCTATGCGGCGGATGCGGGGCTGAAGGTGCTGCGGGAGCACGGGCTGACGCACGCGCTGGTGATGGCGGGCGGGGACATCGCCATCGGCGATCCGCCACCAGGGGAGGATGCGTGGGATATCAAGCTGCGGCAGTTTGCCAGTGAGAAGCCGGAGGAGGACATGACCACCGTGCGCCTGCACAACTGCGGCGTGTCCACCTCGGGGGATCTGTACCAGTTCACCGAGATCGAAGGAAAGCGCTACTCACACATCATCTCCCCCTTCACCGGCATGGGGCTGACGCAGCGTGTGGCGTGCTCGGTCATCGCCCCGGACTGCACCACCAGCGACGCCCTGGCCACGGCCATGTGCGTGCTGGGTAGAGAACGCGGAGAGAAAGCAGCGGCGAAGGTGAAGGGCGTGACGGTGAAGTTTGCGGAGTGA
- a CDS encoding RNA polymerase sigma factor has protein sequence MLSDLQHLQRYASTGDAHAFRELVRAHGGMVHATALRVTKNEATTQDVAQEVFLELARKAGSITQSVAAWLHRVAWNRACDAVRRERSRRRAEDAMAETWHTHREATWADLEPHVDEALNELPGELHEVLVLYFLEDRTQAEIARHLGRNQATVSRCIERGITAMRQILKSRGITCGAGLAAIFAAQPAQAMPFALQTSLGKLSMAGIGSGSAAVPAATFVSSSLIAMTTTTKALLITGTLTAASLAFVLPRPQAALPSSKPPSARQSAARTPVAKNKASGVSDQEMFAMLFGPGTDRLSNARSLVDEYRVAHPGKSLIELAKDPALAPKLQALMQDMMTQPEVGRQFGEATELAMKIKGIKPSPGTNVTLNMGDGFLDNESQAERYLGAVLSRDAQALAQFLTDVLNEASMEMALDPGAEKTSGGVSISTGPLPPGTKVIQPDPED, from the coding sequence ATGCTTTCCGATCTTCAGCACCTTCAGAGGTATGCATCCACGGGCGATGCGCATGCTTTTCGTGAGTTGGTGCGCGCGCATGGCGGCATGGTGCATGCTACCGCTCTGCGGGTCACAAAAAACGAGGCCACCACCCAGGACGTTGCCCAGGAGGTCTTTCTGGAACTGGCGCGGAAGGCTGGCAGCATCACCCAGTCCGTCGCCGCCTGGCTGCATCGCGTGGCATGGAATCGCGCCTGTGACGCAGTGCGTCGTGAACGCTCCCGGCGGCGGGCGGAGGACGCGATGGCGGAAACGTGGCATACCCATCGTGAGGCGACCTGGGCAGACTTGGAGCCGCATGTGGATGAAGCGCTCAATGAACTGCCCGGAGAGCTTCATGAAGTGCTCGTTCTCTATTTTTTAGAAGACCGCACCCAGGCGGAGATCGCCCGTCATCTCGGTCGCAATCAGGCAACTGTCTCAAGATGCATCGAGCGTGGGATCACGGCGATGCGGCAGATCTTGAAATCGCGTGGCATCACCTGCGGTGCAGGCCTCGCCGCCATCTTCGCGGCTCAGCCAGCCCAGGCCATGCCCTTCGCGCTGCAGACCTCGCTGGGAAAACTCTCGATGGCGGGCATCGGGTCCGGTTCGGCAGCGGTGCCTGCAGCGACGTTTGTCAGCTCTTCTCTCATAGCCATGACCACCACCACCAAAGCCCTGCTCATCACCGGCACCCTCACCGCCGCCTCTCTGGCCTTCGTTCTGCCACGTCCGCAGGCTGCACTTCCTTCATCCAAGCCACCTTCCGCGAGGCAAAGCGCCGCCCGCACTCCGGTCGCCAAAAACAAAGCCTCCGGCGTCAGCGATCAAGAAATGTTCGCCATGCTGTTCGGACCCGGTACCGATCGGCTGAGCAACGCACGTTCGCTGGTGGACGAGTATCGTGTGGCTCATCCCGGCAAAAGCTTGATCGAACTGGCCAAAGACCCGGCCCTTGCCCCCAAGCTGCAGGCACTGATGCAGGACATGATGACCCAGCCGGAGGTAGGCAGGCAGTTTGGCGAGGCAACTGAGCTGGCCATGAAGATCAAGGGCATCAAGCCATCGCCTGGCACCAACGTCACCCTGAACATGGGAGATGGATTCCTGGACAACGAGAGCCAGGCGGAGCGCTACCTCGGAGCCGTGCTGTCACGAGACGCCCAGGCGCTCGCCCAGTTCCTCACCGATGTCTTGAACGAGGCATCCATGGAGATGGCCCTTGATCCCGGTGCGGAGAAAACCTCCGGCGGTGTCTCCATCAGTACGGGCCCTCTCCCGCCCGGAACGAAGGTCATCCAGCCAGACCCGGAGGACTGA
- a CDS encoding 50S ribosomal protein L11 methyltransferase, protein MFVWTKLTASRSADSWEERFAEFSDITLVVTSSPGSKTIKLEGYCEDPKLLKAIQKQFGGTVAKLKIENWAAHSSQTPPPVKVRDAFVICALKTAAEIKQARAKFPGREIIAVPADMAFGTGHHATTATVLRLLVDAARERNAAGHKWTMADLGCGSGILAIAAEKLGAARIWGCDYDPAAVKISQENAIRNETPRTRFTRVDVLKWEPKQTWDIVAANIFHDVLEAAFPQLLRSVAPGGILMLSGILKSQAKDCLAAGKRAGLVVEKVITKGKWVTAVGRVKNESRT, encoded by the coding sequence ATGTTCGTCTGGACCAAACTTACAGCTTCACGTTCTGCTGACTCATGGGAAGAACGTTTCGCTGAATTTAGCGACATCACTCTCGTTGTAACCAGCAGCCCCGGCAGCAAAACCATCAAGCTGGAGGGCTACTGCGAAGATCCAAAGCTTCTCAAGGCCATCCAAAAGCAGTTTGGCGGCACCGTGGCCAAGCTGAAGATCGAAAACTGGGCCGCCCACTCCTCACAGACTCCGCCGCCGGTAAAAGTGCGCGATGCCTTTGTGATCTGCGCGCTAAAGACCGCCGCTGAGATCAAGCAGGCCCGCGCCAAATTTCCCGGTCGTGAAATCATCGCCGTGCCCGCAGACATGGCTTTTGGCACCGGCCACCACGCCACCACCGCCACCGTGCTGCGCCTGCTGGTGGATGCCGCCAGAGAGCGCAATGCCGCCGGACACAAGTGGACCATGGCCGATCTCGGCTGCGGCAGCGGCATCCTGGCCATCGCCGCCGAGAAGCTCGGCGCCGCCCGCATCTGGGGCTGCGATTACGATCCCGCCGCCGTCAAAATCTCCCAGGAAAACGCCATCCGCAACGAGACCCCACGTACACGCTTTACTCGTGTCGATGTGCTGAAGTGGGAGCCCAAGCAGACCTGGGACATTGTGGCCGCCAATATCTTTCACGACGTGCTGGAGGCTGCCTTTCCGCAACTCCTGCGCTCCGTGGCCCCGGGCGGCATCCTCATGCTATCCGGCATCCTTAAATCCCAGGCCAAGGACTGCCTGGCCGCTGGCAAGCGTGCTGGTCTGGTGGTGGAAAAGGTCATCACGAAGGGCAAGTGGGTCACCGCCGTAGGCAGGGTAAAGAACGAGAGCAGGACATAA
- a CDS encoding GTP-binding protein yields MPSVNHEDRTVSFKIVYCGSPLSGKTTNLQQIHAKLDPTGRSDLVSLSTAQDRTLFFDFLAVEADALPGYKTTFHLYTVPGQITYNATLQLVLRQADGVVFVADSQMDRQRDNLQSLQSLEANLRMNGSELERLPIVLQYNKRDLPNAAPVEYLEYLYNNRATPFLSFESDARTGRNVLATLNAISQAVLHQFRQRAAPHDSSGAAKEMRTQELAAA; encoded by the coding sequence ATGCCCAGCGTCAACCACGAAGACCGCACCGTGAGCTTCAAGATCGTGTACTGCGGCAGTCCGCTGAGCGGGAAGACCACGAACCTGCAGCAGATCCACGCCAAGCTGGACCCCACTGGACGGAGTGATCTGGTGTCCCTCTCCACAGCGCAGGACCGCACGCTGTTCTTTGACTTTCTGGCAGTGGAGGCAGACGCGCTGCCGGGGTACAAGACGACCTTTCACCTCTACACGGTGCCGGGGCAGATCACGTACAATGCCACCCTGCAGCTAGTGCTGCGCCAGGCAGATGGCGTGGTCTTTGTGGCGGACTCCCAAATGGACCGCCAGCGGGACAACCTGCAGTCCCTGCAAAGCCTGGAGGCCAACCTGCGCATGAACGGCAGCGAATTGGAGCGCCTCCCCATCGTGCTGCAATACAACAAACGTGACCTGCCCAACGCCGCGCCTGTGGAGTACCTGGAATATCTTTACAACAACCGAGCCACGCCGTTTCTGAGCTTTGAGTCGGATGCGCGCACCGGGCGCAACGTGCTGGCCACGCTGAACGCCATCTCCCAAGCGGTGCTGCACCAGTTCCGCCAGAGGGCCGCCCCGCACGACAGCAGCGGTGCGGCGAAGGAGATGCGGACCCAGGAGCTGGCTGCGGCGTGA
- a CDS encoding sigma-70 family RNA polymerase sigma factor codes for MTPPPDDRHSQFLRLYVAHEEALLGFVRTLVPSRDDAREVMQEVAVVLWQRFEELHDASGFRPWAFGVAKFKALAWIRDRRRDRLVFDEDVLALLAEEVTEQADAYEQERRALEHCVGKLEPAQRKLLDAAYAPGARIDALAAQAGRSPMSFYKALHRIRLALMNCTQRVLAEEQWS; via the coding sequence ATGACACCTCCCCCCGATGACCGGCACAGCCAGTTTCTGCGGCTGTACGTGGCGCACGAAGAGGCCCTGCTGGGCTTTGTGCGCACGCTGGTGCCTTCGCGTGATGATGCGCGGGAGGTCATGCAGGAGGTGGCTGTGGTGCTGTGGCAGCGGTTTGAGGAGCTGCATGATGCCTCTGGCTTCCGCCCCTGGGCCTTTGGCGTGGCTAAGTTCAAGGCCCTGGCGTGGATCCGTGACCGCAGGCGTGACCGGCTGGTGTTTGATGAGGATGTGCTGGCGCTGCTGGCGGAGGAAGTGACGGAACAGGCAGACGCCTACGAGCAGGAGCGCCGGGCACTGGAGCATTGCGTGGGCAAGCTCGAGCCAGCGCAAAGAAAGCTGCTGGATGCCGCTTATGCGCCAGGGGCGAGGATCGATGCCCTGGCGGCGCAGGCGGGCCGCTCGCCGATGTCTTTTTACAAGGCGCTGCACCGCATCCGGCTGGCGCTGATGAACTGCACGCAGCGCGTGCTGGCGGAGGAACAATGGTCATGA
- a CDS encoding aminotransferase class IV — translation MKTPAYIWINGRVISTADARISPFDHGFLVGDGVFETLVARGGRPFTPTRHWRRLVNSCTAMGIAPPAQEMYERAMLETMQANGLSEARIRVTLTSGDGPLGSDRGDAPATMTVATSVLKPWPPTETAMTVPWTRNERSALAGIKSTSYADNVRALALAHAQRAGEALFANTRDELCEGTGTNIFVVVAGRVLTPPLSSGCLAGVTRALLLEACVAAGIPVAEFALPMTVLKTCHEAFLTSSTRDVHPLAQIDQRSMPGVDGAVTQRVAQAFRHFVAGRDDP, via the coding sequence ATGAAAACTCCCGCATACATCTGGATCAATGGACGCGTCATCAGCACGGCAGACGCACGCATCTCTCCATTTGATCATGGGTTTCTGGTAGGAGATGGTGTGTTTGAAACGCTTGTGGCACGAGGTGGCAGGCCCTTCACACCCACGCGGCATTGGCGCAGGCTGGTAAATTCGTGCACGGCCATGGGCATCGCGCCGCCTGCGCAGGAGATGTATGAGCGCGCCATGCTTGAGACGATGCAGGCAAATGGCCTCAGTGAGGCACGCATCCGTGTGACGCTCACGAGTGGCGACGGGCCGCTGGGCTCCGACCGCGGAGACGCGCCCGCCACCATGACGGTGGCTACGAGCGTACTTAAACCATGGCCGCCGACCGAGACGGCCATGACAGTGCCCTGGACGCGCAACGAACGCAGCGCGCTGGCGGGCATCAAGTCCACCTCGTATGCCGACAACGTGCGCGCGCTGGCCCTGGCTCACGCGCAGCGTGCAGGGGAGGCGCTGTTTGCGAATACACGCGATGAACTCTGCGAAGGCACCGGCACCAACATCTTTGTGGTCGTGGCGGGACGTGTGCTCACGCCGCCGCTCAGTTCAGGATGTCTTGCAGGGGTCACTCGCGCGCTGCTCTTGGAGGCCTGTGTCGCAGCCGGTATTCCCGTGGCGGAGTTCGCACTGCCCATGACCGTGCTGAAAACTTGTCATGAAGCCTTTCTCACCTCCAGCACTCGCGATGTGCATCCGCTGGCTCAGATCGATCAGCGTAGCATGCCCGGGGTGGATGGCGCAGTGACGCAGCGCGTGGCGCAGGCCTTTCGGCATTTCGTGGCGGGGCGGGACGATCCATGA
- a CDS encoding sugar phosphate isomerase/epimerase family protein has protein sequence MNATPTTSRRRFLQLATLAPLALGRASAAYSPLPAGGSARFTPTLNAYSFLEQLNANIADPTKGIDLFGVCDFCVKHDIEAVDLTGYFFPGYPQAPADDYIAHIKRYTHDRGITISGTGVKNDFATADKAVRAEGVVLTKRWIEVASRLGAPVVRVFAGPQQKNAKDWQAAVGGASREEVEKWMAEALRQCAEHGEKFGVIVAVQNHGDFLSTGPEHVSLLKRVDHAWCGALVDTGKYFTADPYADIAMMVPHAVNWQIKETLGSSLKTPPTDFKKLSKIIHDGGYRGFVPIETLSMGRKDYDPAAQVVKVLTAMREAIAELK, from the coding sequence ATGAACGCCACTCCAACCACCTCCCGCCGTCGTTTTCTCCAACTCGCCACCCTCGCGCCTCTCGCGCTTGGCAGGGCCTCGGCCGCCTACTCGCCACTACCTGCGGGTGGCAGTGCGCGCTTCACGCCGACGCTGAATGCGTATTCCTTTCTGGAGCAGCTTAATGCCAACATTGCTGATCCCACGAAGGGCATCGATCTCTTTGGCGTGTGCGACTTCTGTGTGAAGCATGACATCGAGGCGGTGGATCTTACCGGCTACTTTTTCCCCGGCTATCCGCAGGCTCCTGCAGACGACTACATCGCGCACATCAAACGCTACACGCATGACCGTGGCATCACCATCAGCGGCACGGGCGTGAAGAATGACTTCGCCACGGCAGACAAGGCGGTGCGGGCGGAGGGCGTGGTGCTGACGAAGCGGTGGATCGAGGTCGCATCCCGCCTTGGCGCACCTGTGGTGCGTGTGTTTGCAGGGCCTCAGCAGAAGAATGCCAAGGACTGGCAGGCAGCCGTGGGCGGTGCCTCACGTGAAGAGGTGGAGAAATGGATGGCCGAGGCGCTGCGCCAGTGCGCAGAGCATGGCGAGAAATTTGGAGTTATCGTGGCCGTGCAAAACCACGGCGACTTTCTCAGCACCGGGCCGGAGCACGTGAGCCTGCTGAAGCGCGTGGACCACGCCTGGTGCGGTGCGCTGGTGGACACCGGCAAATACTTCACAGCAGACCCGTATGCAGACATCGCCATGATGGTGCCGCATGCGGTGAACTGGCAGATCAAAGAGACGCTGGGCAGCAGCCTGAAAACACCTCCCACCGATTTCAAAAAGCTGTCCAAGATCATCCACGACGGTGGCTATCGCGGCTTTGTGCCGATTGAAACGCTGTCCATGGGCCGCAAAGACTACGACCCCGCTGCGCAAGTGGTGAAGGTGCTCACCGCCATGCGCGAGGCCATCGCGGAGCTGAAGTGA
- a CDS encoding helix-turn-helix domain-containing protein → MHPFQKQFYARMAEPQSLAAVLDHLPGVFFLVKDTEGRFVTANAATRERLGARSESTFVGTTDADYVPLELVKDFREDDLRVIRSGKPMLNRMEAWLDEQGQLQWFVTTKLPLKGKNGRCIGVMAVIRQHDERRSHHFTGEIAETVACLRANLHKIKTAAQLARAAGTSERSLRRRLQQMLGITPYELMLRIRIEAAAKALASSTASIGDIALDHGFCDQSSFTRHFRERTGQTPRQFRLRHRGT, encoded by the coding sequence ATGCATCCCTTTCAGAAACAGTTTTACGCACGCATGGCAGAGCCCCAGTCTCTGGCCGCAGTGCTGGACCACCTGCCTGGAGTGTTCTTTCTGGTAAAGGACACCGAGGGCCGCTTTGTGACCGCAAACGCCGCCACCCGTGAACGGCTGGGAGCGCGCAGCGAAAGCACCTTTGTGGGCACCACGGATGCCGACTACGTGCCGCTGGAACTGGTGAAGGATTTTCGTGAGGACGACTTGCGTGTGATCCGCAGCGGCAAGCCCATGCTCAACAGGATGGAGGCCTGGCTGGACGAGCAGGGCCAGCTTCAGTGGTTTGTCACCACCAAGCTTCCCCTCAAAGGCAAGAACGGACGGTGCATCGGGGTCATGGCCGTGATCCGGCAGCATGATGAACGGCGCTCCCACCATTTCACGGGAGAGATCGCCGAGACAGTGGCCTGCCTGCGTGCCAATCTCCACAAGATCAAAACCGCCGCGCAGCTGGCCAGAGCCGCAGGCACCTCAGAGCGCAGCCTCCGCCGCAGGCTGCAGCAGATGCTCGGGATCACTCCTTATGAACTGATGCTGCGCATCCGCATTGAGGCAGCCGCCAAGGCGCTGGCTTCTTCCACCGCCTCCATCGGAGACATCGCGCTGGATCACGGTTTCTGCGACCAGAGCTCCTTCACCCGTCACTTCCGGGAGCGGACGGGCCAGACGCCACGCCAGTTTCGACTACGGCACCGTGGCACGTAA
- a CDS encoding roadblock/LC7 domain-containing protein — MELATLVSSLPAVIQAAIADDAGRLLACAGEGAPPNAAVLVLAHATLSAAAELGRRSDSGECLEIVQQHEKGVIYLHALPRHRLLLVHCHSPAPIPALRDACARLMPSASPPLKTAPIPALDLGDALHAEPRW, encoded by the coding sequence ATGGAACTCGCCACGCTCGTGTCATCCCTGCCCGCCGTCATTCAGGCTGCCATAGCCGATGACGCCGGACGCCTGCTGGCCTGCGCGGGAGAGGGTGCGCCGCCCAACGCCGCCGTGCTGGTGCTGGCCCATGCCACGCTCTCGGCTGCCGCAGAGCTGGGCCGCCGCTCTGACAGCGGCGAGTGCCTGGAGATCGTGCAGCAGCATGAAAAGGGTGTTATCTACCTGCATGCGCTGCCGCGACATCGCCTGCTGCTGGTGCACTGCCACAGCCCGGCCCCCATCCCTGCCTTGCGCGATGCCTGTGCCCGGCTCATGCCCTCTGCCTCCCCGCCGCTTAAGACGGCCCCCATCCCTGCCCTGGACCTGGGCGATGCGCTGCATGCGGAGCCGAGGTGGTGA
- a CDS encoding DUF2127 domain-containing protein — protein MTSSGLRKSLDVVAAIEAAKGTVVLLAGFGLLGLLHRDLHELSSKIVMHLHLNPARKYPHIFIDLMSSLNDQRLWFMAGMAVLYSTLRFVEAYGLWKQKTWAEWLALVGGCIYLPAEVYEIAKKVTFIHVSALVVNLVVVLLMAKVLLQKRQGRKV, from the coding sequence ATGACTTCCTCAGGTTTGCGCAAGAGTCTGGATGTGGTGGCGGCCATCGAAGCGGCCAAGGGCACGGTGGTGCTGCTGGCGGGCTTTGGGCTGCTGGGGCTGCTGCACCGGGACCTGCATGAGCTGAGCAGCAAGATCGTGATGCATCTGCACCTGAACCCGGCGAGAAAGTATCCGCACATCTTCATCGACCTGATGTCATCGCTCAATGACCAGCGGCTGTGGTTCATGGCAGGCATGGCGGTGCTGTACTCCACCCTCCGCTTTGTGGAGGCCTACGGGCTGTGGAAGCAGAAGACCTGGGCGGAGTGGCTGGCGCTGGTGGGCGGATGCATCTACCTGCCGGCAGAGGTGTACGAGATCGCGAAAAAGGTCACCTTCATCCATGTGTCCGCGCTGGTGGTGAACCTGGTGGTGGTGCTGCTGATGGCCAAAGTGCTGCTGCAAAAGCGCCAGGGTAGGAAAGTCTAG
- a CDS encoding DEAD/DEAH box helicase family protein, with product MTFALQFKSGSAAALLASVVLCAGCTGLKTSATNSASTAQAKTESKDATLVKAPTDLSFLLSMSFVEAKSISTQQLEFPPYLKIAADSIQVFKYSADGKPLKARARGKVFLEMNFNEPAKALCQEAYINQDEIILRGSPILQRGGSMVEGLDDGTIFYLFGTSLRVIGLHRVNNQTEISSMMPTLGSWAAGPNPLLPPLTENAVPNSIRDSMQRAAEAEMLHQKTRELYGPAQTQDSPPATPPVQPEKDKEAVKPKSAPPPTAPAVSSKKKPVVEIRRAIPSKPSFWNRFRGDKTRA from the coding sequence ATGACATTTGCCCTTCAGTTTAAATCCGGTTCCGCTGCCGCCCTGCTGGCGTCTGTGGTGTTGTGCGCCGGGTGCACAGGCCTTAAGACCAGTGCGACTAATTCTGCGTCGACTGCACAAGCCAAGACTGAGTCCAAGGACGCCACGCTGGTGAAGGCCCCCACGGACCTGAGCTTTCTGCTGAGCATGAGCTTCGTTGAAGCCAAGAGCATCTCCACGCAACAGCTGGAATTTCCGCCTTATTTGAAGATCGCAGCGGACTCCATCCAAGTCTTCAAATACTCTGCTGATGGCAAACCACTGAAGGCACGGGCACGTGGCAAGGTCTTCCTGGAGATGAACTTCAATGAGCCTGCAAAGGCTCTCTGCCAGGAGGCTTACATCAACCAGGATGAAATCATCCTGCGTGGCAGTCCCATCCTGCAGCGCGGCGGCAGCATGGTCGAGGGTCTGGACGACGGCACCATCTTCTACTTGTTTGGCACCTCCCTGCGTGTCATCGGCTTGCATCGCGTCAACAACCAGACTGAGATCTCCTCGATGATGCCCACGCTCGGCTCCTGGGCTGCGGGCCCCAATCCGCTGCTGCCTCCGCTGACCGAAAACGCCGTGCCCAACAGCATCCGTGACTCCATGCAGCGCGCAGCAGAAGCCGAGATGCTGCACCAGAAAACGCGCGAGCTCTACGGCCCAGCGCAAACGCAGGACAGCCCACCTGCCACTCCGCCAGTGCAACCGGAAAAGGACAAGGAGGCCGTAAAGCCTAAATCCGCTCCGCCGCCCACTGCCCCGGCAGTTTCTTCGAAGAAGAAACCCGTGGTCGAAATCCGCCGCGCCATCCCAAGCAAGCCTTCCTTCTGGAACCGCTTTCGTGGGGACAAAACGCGTGCGTGA
- a CDS encoding dihydrofolate reductase, whose amino-acid sequence MSTRPLLTLIAVVSADGFISTGTGVPWRLPRDQEHFRSITRGHWLLLGRRTYEEMLGWFKDHHPLVLTRSMGYVPACGERVSNVEEALRLAGAGGAQELIVCGGGDAYAAAMPHADRLILTHVNANLKSGVPFPKVDPILWQMTEREDFPPDAMHEFGMRFAKYARRSPPAAQL is encoded by the coding sequence TTGAGCACGCGCCCGTTACTGACACTCATCGCAGTCGTTTCTGCAGATGGATTCATCTCCACTGGCACCGGAGTACCGTGGCGGCTGCCGCGCGATCAAGAGCACTTTCGTTCAATCACACGCGGCCATTGGCTGCTGCTAGGCCGCCGCACTTATGAAGAGATGCTGGGCTGGTTTAAAGATCACCACCCACTCGTGCTCACCCGAAGCATGGGCTACGTTCCTGCCTGCGGAGAAAGAGTATCCAACGTGGAGGAGGCACTGCGACTGGCAGGCGCTGGAGGTGCACAAGAATTGATCGTTTGCGGCGGCGGAGACGCCTACGCCGCCGCCATGCCGCATGCCGACCGCCTTATCCTCACGCACGTGAATGCCAATCTAAAAAGCGGCGTTCCGTTCCCAAAGGTAGATCCCATCTTATGGCAGATGACTGAGCGCGAGGACTTTCCACCCGATGCCATGCATGAATTTGGCATGCGCTTTGCCAAATACGCGCGCCGCTCACCCCCTGCGGCGCAATTATAA